From the Desulfonispora thiosulfatigenes DSM 11270 genome, one window contains:
- a CDS encoding virulence-associated E family protein — protein sequence MIDPKKISQQAHLELKHDFLLNIATGRSRRETNWKNIKIMWSELVKRLSKTHRTHETVSEYQNALKAKRDEIKDVGGFVGGALKEGRRKAENIIGRQIVTLDADFVLGDLWARFEVKIGCSGVMYSTHSHTPTSPRLRLVIPLVRPVTPDEYQAVSRKIAEDLGIDFFDDTTYEPHRLMYWPSTSIDGEYIFNFLDEKWLDPDEVLNRYDDWTDSSFWPESSRTNLERKRQIDKQESPREKKGIIGAFCRTYKVTDVIDKYLKEIYTPSIDPNRYTYIPGSSANGLIIYGEGDFAYSHHGTDPISGRLCNAFDLVRIHKFSYLDKKAKEDTPMAKVPSYLAMQRFALKDIEVKKRIVMEKGASKENLTNENWQANLEINKNGEIKNSLKNLITIIQNDPKLKGIVFNELSDGMEIKGKVPWKHPSKWWRDADDAQLISYIDMNYGSFSIRNFDIAVTKVADDRSYHPIREYLEALPAWDGVERLDQILIDYLGAENNDYVKAVTRKVFVAAVARVYNPGIKFDWMLVLSGEQGIGKSTLIQKLAGEWFNDSLRLSDTKDKTAAEKLQGYWILEIGELAGMRKAEENELKNFLSSQNDVYRASFGKRATPHPRQCIFIGTTNEKGYLRDATGNRRFWPVKVYRGKKKPWNITKNEIEQIWAEALLKYQESEKLQLSEELEIYANQMQDEALEVDERQGIIENYMEMLLPDNWKDMDLFARREYINEYHNKNSIIPKGTNKRKKISVIEIWCEAFGKNKADLKRAKSYEITKMLRRIEGWEQSDKLASGGIYGNRRIWKRKS from the coding sequence ATGATAGATCCTAAAAAAATATCTCAACAAGCACACTTAGAATTAAAACATGACTTTTTATTAAATATTGCAACAGGTAGAAGCCGCAGAGAAACTAATTGGAAAAATATAAAAATTATGTGGTCAGAGTTAGTAAAAAGGTTAAGTAAAACACACAGAACCCATGAAACCGTTAGCGAATATCAAAACGCACTAAAAGCCAAAAGAGATGAAATAAAAGATGTCGGGGGATTTGTCGGAGGAGCTTTAAAAGAAGGCCGTAGAAAAGCAGAAAATATCATCGGAAGGCAAATAGTAACTCTTGATGCTGACTTTGTCTTAGGAGATTTATGGGCTAGATTTGAGGTAAAAATAGGCTGTAGCGGGGTAATGTACTCGACCCACTCCCATACCCCTACTAGTCCAAGGTTAAGGTTAGTAATCCCTCTAGTAAGGCCAGTAACACCTGATGAATATCAAGCAGTATCTAGAAAAATAGCAGAAGACCTAGGAATAGATTTTTTTGATGATACAACATACGAACCTCATAGATTAATGTACTGGCCCTCGACTTCTATTGATGGAGAATATATTTTTAATTTTTTAGATGAAAAATGGCTAGATCCAGATGAAGTACTAAATAGATATGATGATTGGACAGATTCATCTTTTTGGCCTGAATCATCACGCACTAATCTTGAGCGAAAAAGACAAATTGATAAACAGGAAAGTCCTCGTGAAAAAAAGGGAATAATCGGAGCATTTTGTAGGACTTATAAAGTTACAGATGTAATAGATAAATATCTTAAAGAAATTTACACCCCTAGTATTGATCCAAATAGATATACCTATATACCTGGTAGTTCAGCTAATGGGCTTATTATCTATGGGGAGGGGGACTTTGCCTACTCACACCATGGCACAGACCCGATAAGTGGGAGACTGTGTAATGCCTTTGACCTTGTGAGGATTCATAAATTTTCCTATTTAGATAAAAAAGCAAAAGAAGATACCCCTATGGCAAAGGTGCCTTCATATCTTGCTATGCAGCGATTTGCTTTAAAAGATATAGAAGTGAAAAAACGAATTGTTATGGAAAAAGGGGCAAGTAAAGAAAATTTAACTAATGAAAATTGGCAGGCAAATCTAGAGATTAATAAAAATGGTGAAATTAAAAATAGTTTAAAAAATTTAATAACCATTATTCAAAATGACCCTAAATTAAAAGGAATTGTCTTTAATGAATTAAGTGATGGTATGGAAATCAAAGGAAAAGTTCCTTGGAAACACCCTAGTAAATGGTGGAGGGACGCAGATGATGCTCAGCTCATTAGTTATATAGATATGAATTATGGATCATTTTCTATAAGAAATTTTGATATTGCCGTGACAAAGGTAGCAGATGATAGGTCATATCACCCTATTAGAGAATATTTAGAAGCCTTACCTGCATGGGATGGGGTAGAAAGATTAGATCAAATATTAATTGATTATTTAGGTGCAGAAAATAATGATTATGTAAAAGCAGTAACTAGAAAGGTATTTGTTGCAGCAGTTGCAAGGGTATATAATCCAGGAATAAAATTTGACTGGATGCTCGTTTTAAGCGGTGAACAAGGAATAGGAAAAAGCACCTTAATCCAAAAGCTTGCAGGTGAGTGGTTTAATGACTCTCTAAGGCTATCTGATACCAAAGATAAAACAGCAGCTGAAAAACTTCAAGGATACTGGATTTTAGAAATAGGAGAGTTAGCTGGAATGAGAAAAGCTGAAGAAAATGAACTAAAAAACTTCCTCTCCTCACAAAATGATGTCTATAGGGCAAGCTTTGGTAAAAGAGCCACCCCTCATCCAAGGCAATGTATATTTATAGGGACAACAAATGAAAAAGGATATCTAAGAGATGCTACTGGAAATAGGAGATTTTGGCCAGTAAAAGTATATCGGGGAAAAAAGAAACCTTGGAATATAACTAAAAATGAAATCGAACAAATCTGGGCCGAAGCTCTCCTAAAATATCAAGAAAGTGAAAAACTTCAGCTATCAGAAGAGCTAGAAATATATGCAAATCAAATGCAAGATGAAGCCCTAGAAGTAGACGAAAGACAAGGAATTATTGAAAACTATATGGAAATGCTCCTTCCAGATAACTGGAAAGACATGGATTTATTTGCTAGAAGGGAGTATATAAATGAATACCATAATAAAAATAGTATCATTCCAAAAGGCACAAATAAGAGAAAAAAAATATCA